In Clostridium sp., one DNA window encodes the following:
- a CDS encoding medium chain dehydrogenase/reductase family protein, whose amino-acid sequence MTNSKYIVINQFGGPEVLQLAEKSIPDPKNDEVLIKNLYTGVSFGDIILRIGKAPFQKPPLIPGNEVVGIIQKTGNNVTSLKVGQLVAALTFFGGYSEYICLHQKELMPIPKGVKPEDAACLILNYLIAYQLLHRCAKIKKGEKVLVHGASGGIGTAILQLGKIIGAEMYGTASPEKHSYVSGLGAIPIDYKNSDFCLNIKKRCPDGIDIVFDSVGGTTFKKSYSLLRKNGRLIGYGSQNLISTLRTIIFRSLIPDSRRAYLYLLIINKRTRPRWIKEDLQSLFKLIIEGTLKPVINECFPLKDAKIAHKKLESGTVMGKILLKVDKGI is encoded by the coding sequence ATGACTAATAGTAAATACATTGTAATTAATCAGTTTGGTGGCCCAGAAGTGCTGCAATTAGCAGAGAAATCTATTCCTGACCCAAAAAACGATGAAGTTTTGATTAAAAATTTATATACAGGTGTATCATTCGGAGATATTATTTTACGCATTGGCAAGGCTCCATTTCAAAAGCCTCCGCTTATACCGGGAAATGAAGTTGTTGGAATTATACAGAAAACAGGAAATAATGTTACTTCATTAAAAGTTGGGCAGCTTGTTGCAGCATTAACTTTTTTTGGAGGATATTCTGAATATATTTGCCTTCATCAGAAAGAGCTTATGCCAATTCCCAAGGGTGTTAAACCAGAAGATGCAGCATGCCTTATACTAAATTATCTGATTGCCTATCAATTACTGCATCGCTGTGCCAAAATAAAAAAAGGTGAGAAAGTTCTCGTACATGGAGCATCTGGAGGAATTGGTACCGCTATACTTCAATTAGGTAAAATTATTGGAGCTGAAATGTATGGAACAGCTTCTCCCGAAAAGCATTCATATGTTTCAGGCCTAGGTGCTATACCAATTGATTATAAAAATTCGGATTTCTGTTTAAACATAAAAAAACGTTGCCCGGATGGAATAGATATAGTGTTTGACAGTGTAGGGGGTACCACTTTTAAAAAATCATATTCACTTTTAAGAAAAAATGGTCGGCTTATTGGATATGGATCACAGAATCTTATTTCCACACTTAGAACAATAATATTTCGGTCTCTGATCCCTGACAGTAGAAGAGCTTATCTATATTTGTTAATAATTAATAAAAGAACCAGGCCAAGGTGGATTAAAGAGGATCTACAATCTTTGTTTAAACTAATTATTGAAGGGACTTTAAAGCCGGTTATTAACGAATGCTTTCCTCTAAAAGATGCAAAAATAGCACATAAGAAATTAGAAAGCGGAACTGTCATGGGAAAAATTCTTTTAAAAGTAGATAAAGGAATATGA
- a CDS encoding TetR/AcrR family transcriptional regulator: MEKFLSLPIDKQDIIVNAALKCFGTNGYKKTSISDIAAAAGISKALIFHYFGTKKALYLYLIDLCTRTIMNEIDKKFDNSITDFFDRIELTTSIEISVMKKHPAILSFLDSVYFENADEVKEDIKAILENSESESFRSKIVFEGIDTSKFKDDVDPKLVMKILTLLTDGYLSKMPKTGIDLDALCEEFGEYINLFKRNFYKEKYL, translated from the coding sequence TTGGAGAAATTTTTAAGTCTACCCATAGACAAGCAGGATATAATTGTCAATGCTGCTCTTAAATGTTTTGGCACTAACGGTTACAAAAAAACTTCCATTAGCGATATTGCCGCTGCGGCGGGGATTTCAAAAGCGTTGATATTTCATTACTTTGGCACAAAAAAAGCTTTATATTTATATCTGATTGATCTATGCACCCGTACTATCATGAATGAAATTGATAAAAAGTTTGATAATAGCATTACTGATTTCTTTGATAGAATTGAACTTACAACCAGCATTGAAATTTCGGTTATGAAAAAACACCCTGCCATTCTCTCCTTTTTAGACAGTGTGTATTTTGAAAATGCTGACGAAGTTAAAGAGGACATAAAGGCTATTTTGGAAAATAGTGAAAGTGAAAGCTTTAGAAGCAAAATTGTTTTTGAAGGCATTGATACCTCAAAATTCAAGGATGACGTTGATCCAAAGCTGGTCATGAAAATACTTACCTTGCTTACTGATGGGTATTTAAGTAAAATGCCTAAAACAGGGATTGATCTTGATGCTTTATGTGAAGAATTCGGTGAGTATATAAATCTGTTCAAAAGAAATTTTTACAAGGAGAAATACCTATAA
- the ppsA gene encoding phosphoenolpyruvate synthase has product MNSYVLGFQEIDKTRPALVGGKGANLGKLSRIDGIRVPEGFCVTTEAYREIIGNNREFNLLLDQLSILKADNVEGIGKISAKIRKVIEAIAIPDAIDNEITRHLVRLGEKNAYAVRSSATAEDLPTASFAGQQDTYLNIIGKEAILRYISKCWASLFTERAVIYRIQNGFDHRKVYLSVVIQKMVFPEAAGIMFTADPITMNRKVISIDASFGLGEALVSGLVNADNYKVRDGEIINKKISTKKLAIHGLKEGGTEEKKINAECQNKQTLTDEQILELEKTGRRIETYFGGPQDIEWCLYENKFFIVQSRPITTLYPIPDVQDGKNHVYMSMGHQQMMTDVMKPLGLSFFQLEFKEKSEDNQNENTFIEAGGRLFIDISYDINSPLRRKIVLTAMKKIDPLILDAIKNLMKRKNFMRSLARGGKRYFNMGSGYFSWELLRYIIKISRSNDASVVKTLMLQNEASIRKLQKRIENLSGDKLFSSIEEEQKQLKKAMYDSESMAAVYAGVLALNWINKNMEKWLGEKNAADSLSKSAPNNVTSEMGLELLDVADVVRQYPEVLEYLEHASDETFFEDLSKLEGGSAVSKSIGAYLEKYGMRCPGEIDITRPRFSEKPTALVPMILNNIKNFDPGAHKVLFEQGMLEAKRREQDLLKRLEQLPGGKQKAKKTRKKISLLRNFIGYREYPKYLMICHYWVIKQALMKEAVRLVQKEVIRQKEDIYYLTFEELRQVVHTDQLDYSIIRSRKEECKTYEKLTPSRIMTSEGEALSGEYDTGSIPEGALAGIPASSGTIEGRARVVLRMEDAALEEGDILVTAFTDPSWTPVFVSIKGLVTEVGGMMTHGSVIAREYGLPAVVGVENATRLIKDGQKIRVNGTEGYIEIL; this is encoded by the coding sequence ATGAATTCATATGTACTTGGCTTTCAGGAAATCGATAAAACCAGGCCTGCACTGGTAGGAGGCAAAGGTGCCAACCTGGGGAAACTGTCCAGAATTGATGGGATACGAGTGCCGGAGGGATTTTGCGTTACCACTGAAGCCTATAGAGAAATTATTGGGAACAACAGAGAATTTAATTTACTGCTGGATCAGTTGTCCATCCTGAAAGCGGACAACGTGGAAGGTATTGGTAAAATCAGTGCCAAAATCCGCAAGGTCATAGAAGCAATCGCTATTCCTGATGCCATAGATAATGAGATTACCCGACATCTTGTACGGCTTGGTGAAAAAAATGCTTATGCCGTGCGATCCAGTGCTACGGCAGAGGATCTGCCTACGGCATCCTTTGCGGGCCAGCAGGATACGTATTTGAACATTATCGGAAAGGAAGCCATACTCAGATACATCAGCAAGTGCTGGGCATCGCTGTTTACCGAGCGAGCCGTAATCTACCGCATCCAGAACGGTTTTGACCACCGCAAGGTCTATCTGTCCGTTGTTATCCAGAAGATGGTTTTTCCGGAGGCTGCAGGAATCATGTTTACTGCAGATCCTATTACGATGAACAGGAAGGTTATATCTATCGACGCGAGCTTCGGGCTGGGCGAAGCCCTGGTCTCCGGCCTGGTAAATGCAGACAACTACAAGGTGCGTGATGGTGAAATCATTAATAAGAAGATCTCCACAAAGAAGCTGGCGATCCATGGACTAAAAGAAGGCGGTACGGAGGAGAAAAAGATCAATGCCGAATGTCAGAATAAGCAGACGCTGACGGATGAGCAGATTCTGGAACTTGAAAAAACAGGAAGACGGATAGAGACATATTTTGGCGGTCCCCAGGATATCGAATGGTGTCTGTATGAAAATAAATTTTTTATCGTTCAAAGTCGTCCAATAACCACTCTTTACCCAATACCGGATGTGCAGGATGGGAAAAACCATGTGTATATGTCTATGGGTCATCAGCAGATGATGACCGATGTTATGAAACCACTGGGGTTATCATTTTTTCAGTTGGAGTTTAAAGAAAAGTCTGAGGACAATCAGAATGAAAACACCTTTATTGAAGCCGGCGGCAGACTTTTTATCGATATTTCCTATGATATAAATTCTCCTCTGAGACGAAAAATAGTGCTCACTGCCATGAAAAAAATCGATCCTCTCATACTCGATGCTATAAAAAATTTGATGAAGCGAAAGAATTTTATGAGATCATTGGCACGGGGCGGCAAGAGATACTTCAATATGGGTTCAGGGTATTTTTCCTGGGAGCTGCTCCGTTATATTATCAAGATATCCCGAAGCAATGATGCATCTGTAGTTAAAACCTTAATGCTGCAAAATGAGGCATCCATCAGAAAGCTGCAGAAAAGAATTGAAAATTTGTCCGGAGACAAACTGTTTTCCTCAATTGAAGAAGAGCAAAAGCAATTGAAAAAAGCCATGTATGATTCAGAAAGCATGGCAGCAGTCTATGCGGGGGTGCTGGCGCTGAATTGGATTAATAAGAATATGGAGAAGTGGCTGGGTGAAAAAAACGCGGCAGACTCACTTTCCAAATCGGCACCCAACAACGTTACATCTGAAATGGGGCTGGAACTGCTGGACGTGGCAGATGTGGTTCGGCAATATCCGGAAGTGCTGGAGTATTTGGAGCACGCCAGTGATGAAACTTTTTTTGAGGATCTATCCAAGTTGGAAGGAGGCAGTGCTGTCAGCAAATCCATAGGGGCGTATCTTGAAAAATACGGTATGCGCTGTCCGGGTGAGATCGATATCACAAGACCCCGTTTCAGTGAAAAACCCACTGCCCTCGTTCCTATGATTCTAAACAATATTAAAAACTTTGATCCGGGTGCCCATAAAGTCCTTTTTGAGCAGGGGATGCTGGAAGCAAAACGGAGGGAACAGGATCTCTTAAAACGTCTGGAACAGCTGCCCGGTGGAAAACAAAAGGCCAAAAAGACCAGGAAGAAGATCAGCCTCCTGCGCAATTTTATCGGCTATCGTGAATACCCCAAGTATCTGATGATCTGCCATTACTGGGTTATAAAACAGGCCCTGATGAAGGAGGCTGTGAGGCTTGTGCAGAAGGAGGTTATCCGGCAGAAAGAGGATATCTACTATCTGACCTTTGAGGAACTTAGGCAGGTAGTCCATACAGATCAGCTGGATTACAGCATCATAAGGTCTCGAAAAGAGGAATGCAAGACCTATGAAAAATTGACACCTTCCCGTATAATGACCTCGGAAGGAGAGGCTTTATCCGGCGAGTATGATACCGGAAGCATTCCTGAAGGTGCTCTGGCAGGTATACCTGCTTCCTCAGGGACAATTGAAGGCCGGGCACGGGTGGTTTTAAGAATGGAGGATGCCGCCCTGGAGGAAGGCGATATTTTGGTCACAGCATTTACTGACCCAAGCTGGACACCGGTTTTTGTGTCCATTAAAGGCTTGGTGACGGAAGTAGGAGGGATGATGACTCACGGTTCTGTAATTGCAAGAGAATACGGCCTGCCTGCAGTTGTAGGCGTGGAAAATGCCACCAGGCTGATTAAGGACGGACAAAAAATTCGAGTGAATGGAACGGAAGGATATATAGAGATACTATAA
- a CDS encoding TetR/AcrR family transcriptional regulator, translated as MNGYEKRTNRKKNSILQIATKLFIERGITDVSINEISTKAGVSQVSIYNYFGDKNNLAREAFISYIGQIVREYDELLDRNIPFSKKLEQIMLKKHNAILELSHSNFSHQALEDKVLMQIYKEAASIQAQSIYLKFIQVGKKAGAIDPSLSDEALLAFLLASASIMHQPDYYKKSVKYKENLTMLFLYGLLGK; from the coding sequence ATGAATGGATATGAAAAAAGAACAAACCGCAAGAAAAATTCTATTCTTCAAATTGCTACTAAACTCTTTATAGAGCGGGGGATAACAGATGTAAGCATAAATGAAATTTCTACAAAAGCAGGTGTTTCACAGGTATCGATTTATAATTATTTTGGAGATAAAAACAATCTTGCGAGAGAAGCATTTATTTCCTATATTGGACAAATCGTTCGAGAATATGATGAGTTGTTGGACAGAAATATTCCCTTTTCTAAGAAGCTAGAACAAATCATGTTGAAAAAACACAACGCCATTTTAGAATTGAGTCATTCTAATTTTAGTCATCAAGCCTTGGAAGATAAAGTATTGATGCAAATTTACAAAGAAGCAGCCTCAATTCAAGCACAATCTATCTATCTGAAATTCATACAAGTAGGAAAAAAGGCCGGAGCGATCGACCCATCTCTTTCAGATGAAGCACTTCTTGCATTTCTTCTTGCATCTGCATCTATTATGCACCAACCTGATTACTATAAAAAAAGCGTAAAATATAAAGAAAATCTTACAATGTTATTTCTATATGGTCTCTTGGGGAAATAG
- the ppsA gene encoding phosphoenolpyruvate synthase, translating into MHSYIIRFTDIDKTDLLKVGGKGLNLGMLSKISEIRVPEGFCITTEVFQETLANNLEFELLLEDLKKLKATQRKRISEISGKIRSVIQKVQLPGDIEYEIVKELSNYDKQTAFAVRSSATAEDLPNASFAGQQDTYLNIKDPQEILRYVIRCWSSLFTDRAVIYRIQNGFDHCRVSLSVVVQKMIFSEASGIVFTADPLTSDRSTLSVDAGFGLGEAMVSGLTNPDIYKIRGGKIISKKIRRQDLEICLAENGGIQKKQVDTDRQEKQILSDDQILQLACIGKKIESHFGCPQDIEWCFYKNEFYIVQSRNITTLFPIPVSMDARKPRVYMSIGHIQMMTDIIRPLGMSFFQMISEISLTEAGGRFYADITHDLSSPIGRKRLVMATGKQDLLIQGAIKQLLEQKEFMHSLPKGKRNVKGGIFTPASILETMKISRKNDPEIINELIGKFNSELNKIYHQLSKLSGKAALDFIKNDRGSLLAMAYNPKMLGAIIAAILASDSINKNVEAWIGEKNTANLLSKSLKNNITTEMGLALCNLADRIREHPQVLQYLSKNPTNDDFFEKMCLLPGGKIVEEEFRNFLLKYGMRCPGEIDITRPRFEEKPTQLLPMLLNDIRILKLGEHKTRFSNGKIEAKKKEEELLHRLVELPNGKRKAKKVKKDIRLMRNFIGYREYPKYCIVRRYQIYKRALQKEADRLVEKGVLRARDDIFYLYFDELYKVVETGQVDYSAIDKRRQDYVHFERLNPPRVITSDGFVPSPDFSTEKIPSDALMGIPVSSGVIEGRARVALSVEEVELEAGDILVTRFTDPSWTPLFTTIKGLITEVGGFTTHGAVVAREYGLPAVVGVENAVSLIKDGQRIRVNGTEGYVEIL; encoded by the coding sequence GTGCATTCGTATATTATCAGATTTACTGACATAGATAAAACAGATTTACTGAAGGTTGGTGGTAAAGGATTAAATTTGGGAATGTTATCAAAAATTTCTGAAATTCGAGTACCGGAAGGATTTTGTATTACTACAGAAGTTTTTCAAGAAACTCTGGCGAATAATCTGGAATTTGAGTTGTTGTTGGAAGATTTGAAAAAGCTAAAGGCTACTCAACGGAAACGAATCTCAGAAATCAGTGGAAAAATACGGTCTGTAATTCAAAAAGTTCAATTGCCTGGGGACATTGAATATGAAATTGTAAAGGAACTTTCTAATTATGACAAGCAGACAGCTTTTGCAGTGCGTTCCAGCGCAACAGCGGAGGATCTCCCAAATGCATCTTTTGCGGGGCAGCAGGACACTTATCTCAATATAAAGGATCCACAGGAAATTCTGCGATATGTAATCAGATGTTGGTCATCTCTTTTTACAGATCGTGCTGTGATATATCGAATTCAGAATGGGTTTGATCATTGCAGGGTTTCTCTTTCCGTTGTTGTCCAAAAAATGATTTTTTCTGAGGCTTCCGGAATTGTATTTACCGCCGATCCACTTACTTCAGACCGGAGCACTCTTTCTGTTGATGCGGGATTCGGGCTGGGAGAAGCGATGGTATCCGGACTTACAAATCCGGATATTTATAAAATACGAGGGGGAAAAATTATTTCAAAGAAGATCAGAAGACAAGACTTGGAAATTTGTCTTGCGGAAAACGGAGGCATACAGAAAAAGCAGGTTGATACAGACAGGCAGGAAAAGCAGATATTGTCCGATGATCAAATTTTACAGTTGGCTTGTATCGGAAAAAAAATAGAATCTCATTTTGGATGTCCTCAGGATATTGAATGGTGTTTTTACAAAAATGAGTTTTATATCGTCCAGAGTCGAAATATCACAACTCTTTTTCCCATTCCAGTATCCATGGATGCACGAAAGCCCAGGGTATATATGTCGATTGGGCATATTCAGATGATGACGGATATAATACGTCCGCTTGGTATGTCATTTTTTCAAATGATCTCGGAAATCTCACTGACAGAAGCCGGAGGCAGGTTTTATGCTGATATTACACACGATTTGTCTTCTCCGATTGGGCGTAAGAGATTGGTTATGGCGACTGGTAAGCAGGATTTGTTGATACAGGGAGCAATCAAGCAGCTTTTGGAACAAAAAGAGTTTATGCATTCCCTTCCAAAAGGGAAAAGAAACGTAAAAGGGGGAATTTTTACTCCTGCTTCTATTTTAGAAACAATGAAAATCAGTCGAAAAAATGATCCTGAGATAATCAATGAATTGATCGGAAAATTTAATTCTGAGCTAAACAAAATATATCATCAGTTGTCAAAGCTTTCTGGGAAAGCGGCCTTGGATTTTATAAAGAATGATCGGGGCTCGCTGCTGGCAATGGCGTATAATCCCAAGATGTTGGGAGCGATCATTGCTGCGATTCTGGCAAGCGATTCCATTAATAAAAATGTGGAAGCCTGGATTGGTGAAAAAAACACAGCAAATTTGCTGTCAAAATCTTTGAAAAATAATATCACCACGGAAATGGGACTCGCACTATGTAATTTGGCCGACAGGATTCGAGAACATCCTCAGGTGTTGCAATATTTGTCTAAAAATCCCACAAATGACGATTTTTTTGAAAAAATGTGTCTGCTTCCGGGAGGAAAAATCGTTGAAGAAGAATTTAGAAACTTCTTGCTTAAGTATGGGATGCGCTGCCCCGGAGAGATTGATATTACTAGACCTCGTTTTGAAGAAAAACCCACACAGTTGCTGCCTATGCTGTTAAACGATATTCGCATTTTAAAACTTGGTGAACACAAAACCAGATTTTCAAATGGTAAAATAGAGGCAAAGAAGAAAGAAGAAGAACTCCTACACCGTCTGGTGGAATTACCAAACGGCAAAAGAAAAGCGAAAAAGGTGAAGAAAGACATTCGATTGATGCGTAATTTTATTGGATACCGTGAATATCCAAAGTATTGCATTGTCCGACGCTATCAAATTTATAAAAGAGCGCTGCAAAAAGAAGCAGATAGATTGGTTGAAAAAGGAGTGCTGCGTGCTCGCGATGATATTTTTTATCTGTATTTTGACGAGCTGTACAAAGTAGTTGAGACAGGCCAGGTTGACTACTCAGCGATTGACAAGAGAAGGCAAGATTATGTCCACTTTGAAAGGCTGAATCCTCCACGTGTGATTACCTCCGACGGTTTTGTTCCATCTCCAGATTTTTCAACAGAAAAAATTCCTTCAGATGCCCTTATGGGTATTCCGGTATCCTCCGGTGTTATAGAAGGACGTGCACGCGTTGCTTTGTCCGTAGAGGAAGTGGAACTGGAGGCAGGTGATATTTTGGTAACACGATTTACCGATCCAAGCTGGACTCCGCTCTTTACAACAATAAAAGGGCTAATTACCGAGGTAGGTGGCTTTACAACACATGGTGCGGTTGTTGCCAGAGAATACGGCCTGCCTGCAGTTGTAGGTGTGGAAAACGCTGTAAGTTTGATTAAAGACGGACAGAGAATTCGGGTAAACGGGACGGAAGGTTATGTAGAAATACTATAA